A genome region from Tolypothrix sp. PCC 7712 includes the following:
- a CDS encoding efflux RND transporter permease subunit has translation MNISALFIRRPIMTTLVMLAIMVFGLMSYQLLPVSDLPTVDFPTIQVSASLPGASPETVASSVATPLEQQFSSIAGLDSMNSTSSLGSAQITLQFNLSRDIDSAAQDVQSAIAKAARQLPSSMPNPPSYRKVNPADSPILYVALSSSALPLSEVDKYGETILAQRLSMVDGVAQVQVYGSQKYAVRIYLDPQSLSAKGLGIDEVATAVSQGNSNLPTGNLYGKNQNFTIESNGQLNNAEAYRSLVVSYRNGAPVQLGELGKVFDSVENDKVASWFNGTRAIVLAIQRQPGSNTVAVVDGIKKILPSFREQIPAAVDMTILYDRSQSIRESVNDVKFTLFLTICLVVLVIFLFLRNISATIIPSLAVPLSLVATFGVMLLLGYSLDNLSLMALTLAVGFVVDDAVVMLENIVRHMEMGENRLEAALNGSKEIGFTILSMTISLVAVFIPIMFMGGILGRLFSEFAVTISVSILVSGFISLTLTPMLCSRFLKHEGEHQHSENGHHLNNGHTISSNGPHDLESDYVISNDGFNHTENGHTLSPDGFDNTGNGHVTSSNGNHHVENGHAISNDGNGHQINKSQKQKAKNWKRRLYNASEWVFDTMLRAYEATLKLSMKYHRTTMILSGAILVATIYLFIVVPKGFIPNDDTGQLSVNTEAAQDISFDEMVKHQQVIANIVRRNPNVEAINSSVGAGGANSTSNAGRIFVKLKPHSQRHESADKIANELRPKLTGIPGIRAFVQNPPSIRLGGQQTKALYQFGLSSPNLQDLYQYAPALETKLRQMPELQDVNSDLQIKNPQINVQVNREQASTLGLTANQIESTLNNAYGTRQVSTIYASDGQYQVIMGVDPQYQLSPNDLDLLTVRSTSGQEVPLNAVATLSKGVGPLTVNHYGQLSAVTISFNLKPEVSLGNVTGKIEQLARETLPPTISTSFQGTAQVFQSSLSSLGFLLIIAILVIYIVLGILYEDFIHPITILSSLPSAGFGALITLMVFGVDLNIYAFVGIIMLVGIVKKNGIMMIDFAMDAQKNQGKTPFDAIYEACVVRFRPIMMTTMAALMGTLPIALGLGAGAESRRPLGLAVVGGLLFSQLLTLYITPVFYTYMESLRKRLNNKGRKQKDKVKQEQEKAEVL, from the coding sequence ATGAACATCTCTGCGTTATTCATCCGCCGACCGATAATGACCACACTGGTGATGCTAGCCATCATGGTGTTTGGCCTAATGAGTTATCAATTGTTGCCAGTGAGTGACTTGCCTACGGTGGATTTTCCCACAATTCAGGTATCGGCTAGCTTACCAGGAGCTAGTCCTGAGACAGTAGCTTCGTCAGTCGCAACGCCATTAGAACAGCAATTTTCCAGTATTGCTGGTCTGGATTCGATGAACTCTACAAGTTCTCTGGGTTCGGCACAGATTACGCTGCAATTCAACTTGAGTCGGGATATAGATAGTGCGGCTCAAGATGTGCAATCTGCGATCGCCAAAGCAGCGCGCCAGTTACCAAGTAGTATGCCGAATCCGCCATCATACCGCAAAGTCAACCCGGCAGATTCACCTATTTTGTATGTAGCTTTAAGCTCATCAGCTTTGCCCTTATCGGAAGTTGATAAATACGGGGAAACGATACTAGCGCAGCGTCTATCAATGGTTGATGGAGTAGCGCAGGTACAGGTTTATGGTTCGCAAAAGTACGCGGTGCGAATTTACCTTGATCCTCAATCTTTAAGCGCGAAAGGTTTGGGGATTGATGAAGTAGCAACTGCTGTTTCTCAAGGGAATTCTAATTTACCGACTGGTAACCTTTACGGCAAAAATCAAAACTTCACTATTGAGTCAAATGGGCAATTGAACAATGCTGAAGCTTACCGTTCTTTAGTGGTTTCTTATCGCAACGGCGCGCCTGTTCAATTAGGAGAATTAGGTAAAGTATTTGATAGCGTAGAAAACGATAAAGTAGCTAGTTGGTTTAACGGCACACGAGCAATTGTCTTAGCAATTCAAAGGCAACCAGGAAGTAATACTGTAGCAGTTGTAGACGGAATTAAAAAGATTTTACCGAGCTTCCGTGAGCAAATTCCGGCGGCGGTAGATATGACAATTTTATATGACCGCTCCCAATCAATTCGCGAGTCAGTAAATGATGTCAAATTTACCTTATTCCTGACAATTTGCTTGGTAGTTTTGGTTATTTTTCTCTTTTTACGTAACATCTCAGCTACCATCATTCCCAGCTTGGCAGTACCTTTATCGCTAGTAGCAACTTTTGGGGTAATGCTATTACTAGGTTACTCTCTAGATAACCTGTCCTTAATGGCGCTTACTCTGGCTGTTGGCTTTGTGGTAGACGACGCAGTAGTAATGTTAGAAAACATTGTGCGTCACATGGAAATGGGCGAAAATCGCCTGGAAGCTGCCCTCAACGGTTCTAAAGAAATTGGATTTACCATTTTATCAATGACCATTTCTCTAGTAGCTGTATTTATTCCCATCATGTTTATGGGTGGAATTTTAGGAAGGCTATTCAGTGAGTTTGCTGTTACTATTAGCGTTTCAATTTTAGTATCTGGATTTATATCCCTTACCCTGACACCAATGCTTTGTAGTCGTTTTCTCAAGCATGAAGGTGAGCATCAACATTCAGAAAATGGACATCATCTAAATAATGGTCATACTATATCCAGCAATGGACCTCATGATTTAGAAAGTGATTATGTCATCTCTAATGATGGATTTAATCACACAGAAAATGGTCATACTTTATCCCCAGATGGATTTGATAATACAGGCAATGGCCATGTTACATCAAGCAATGGAAATCATCATGTAGAAAATGGTCACGCCATCTCCAATGATGGTAATGGACATCAAATAAATAAATCCCAAAAACAGAAAGCTAAAAATTGGAAACGTCGTCTTTATAATGCTTCTGAGTGGGTATTTGATACCATGCTACGCGCTTATGAAGCCACCCTGAAACTATCAATGAAATATCACCGTACAACGATGATACTTTCAGGCGCGATTTTAGTTGCAACCATATATTTATTTATTGTTGTTCCTAAAGGCTTTATTCCCAATGATGATACTGGACAGTTAAGTGTCAATACAGAAGCGGCTCAAGATATTTCCTTTGATGAGATGGTGAAACATCAACAAGTCATAGCAAATATTGTCCGCCGCAACCCTAATGTAGAAGCAATTAACTCTAGTGTAGGTGCGGGTGGAGCCAATTCCACATCTAATGCTGGACGTATTTTCGTAAAATTAAAACCCCATTCCCAACGCCACGAAAGTGCTGATAAAATAGCGAATGAACTACGTCCTAAACTAACAGGAATTCCCGGAATTAGAGCATTTGTTCAAAACCCGCCATCTATTCGTCTTGGTGGACAGCAAACAAAAGCGCTTTATCAATTTGGACTTTCTAGCCCGAATTTACAAGATTTATATCAATACGCGCCAGCTTTGGAAACAAAGTTGCGACAAATGCCAGAATTACAAGATGTGAATAGCGACTTGCAAATCAAAAATCCCCAAATTAACGTCCAAGTTAATCGCGAACAAGCCTCAACTTTGGGTTTAACAGCCAATCAAATTGAAAGCACTTTAAATAATGCTTATGGTACTCGCCAAGTTTCCACTATCTATGCATCTGATGGTCAATATCAAGTAATAATGGGAGTAGATCCCCAGTATCAGTTAAGTCCCAATGACCTTGATTTATTAACAGTTCGTTCGACTAGTGGTCAAGAAGTACCTTTAAATGCTGTAGCAACACTTAGTAAAGGTGTTGGGCCATTAACAGTTAACCATTACGGACAACTTTCTGCTGTGACTATTTCCTTTAACCTCAAACCTGAAGTTTCTTTAGGAAATGTTACCGGAAAGATTGAACAACTAGCTCGTGAAACATTACCACCAACTATTAGTACTAGCTTTCAAGGTACAGCACAGGTATTTCAATCTTCGCTTTCTAGCTTGGGATTTTTACTAATAATTGCAATTTTAGTAATTTACATTGTGTTGGGAATTCTCTACGAAGATTTTATCCACCCGATTACAATTCTTTCTAGCTTACCTTCAGCAGGATTTGGTGCATTAATCACCTTAATGGTATTTGGAGTTGATTTAAATATCTACGCTTTTGTCGGCATTATCATGCTAGTTGGTATCGTTAAGAAAAACGGCATTATGATGATTGACTTTGCAATGGATGCCCAGAAAAATCAAGGTAAAACGCCGTTTGATGCCATCTATGAAGCTTGTGTAGTCCGTTTCCGTCCCATTATGATGACCACAATGGCAGCATTAATGGGTACTCTACCAATTGCGCTTGGTTTAGGCGCAGGTGCAGAATCTCGCCGTCCTTTAGGTTTAGCAGTTGTTGGTGGTTTATTGTTCTCGCAATTACTAACGCTTTATATCACTCCAGTTTTCTACACATACATGGAGTCATTGCGGAAGCGGTTGAATAATAAAGGTAGAAAGCAGAAAGATAAAGTTAAACAAGAACAAGAAAAGGCAGAAGTATTATGA
- a CDS encoding serine/threonine-protein kinase: MLYCPNPNCSNPFNPDSNKFCLRCGQILTPLFRNRFRVIKLLGEGGFGKTYEARDVDKMDEPCVIKQFFPQVEGTAALEKATELFKQEAKRLYDLGEHPQIPRLIAYFEQDQRLYLVQEFIDGHNLLQELQQQGTFSEAKIIQLLKDLLPVLQFIHEQGVIHRDIKPENIMRRHKDGQLMLIDFGVSKQATGTIIGKVGTTVGTHGYAPLEQMRGQVFPASDLYSLGVTCIRLLTGSFPKADGYDELYDALNGKWIWKESLLETNLISQDFANILDTLIHDYINNRYQTAVELIEAINIHKLPGNKKIILELNNSQSFGSNANNVKVSGVTPHLNLLAKEDYSRLDNLLKSSRWEDANEETFDILLKLAGREKQGSLYVNDIQELSCQDLQFIDRLWVEYSDSKFGLSIQKQIWLNINGKKEPDTEDWCRFGYEVGWLKRKILRKTLLFFADLFSEDNPVWFEELNFSIKAPKGHLPCFKSIGITSSIVNLILLRCEDCGL, translated from the coding sequence ATGCTTTACTGTCCTAATCCTAATTGCTCAAATCCCTTTAATCCTGATAGCAATAAGTTTTGTCTTCGCTGTGGACAAATTCTTACACCTCTATTCCGTAATCGTTTCCGTGTGATTAAACTTTTGGGTGAGGGTGGATTTGGTAAGACTTATGAAGCCAGAGATGTGGATAAGATGGATGAACCTTGCGTGATTAAGCAATTTTTTCCACAAGTGGAAGGAACAGCAGCATTAGAGAAAGCAACCGAATTGTTTAAGCAAGAGGCGAAGCGTTTGTATGATTTGGGAGAACATCCACAAATTCCCCGCCTCATTGCTTATTTTGAACAGGATCAGCGTTTGTATCTCGTACAAGAGTTTATTGATGGTCACAATTTACTACAAGAATTACAGCAGCAGGGAACATTTAGTGAAGCGAAGATAATACAGCTTTTAAAGGATTTATTACCAGTTCTTCAATTTATCCATGAGCAAGGAGTAATTCATCGAGATATCAAGCCAGAAAATATTATGCGTCGCCATAAAGATGGTCAGTTAATGCTAATTGATTTTGGCGTTTCTAAACAAGCTACCGGAACAATTATTGGTAAAGTGGGAACTACTGTTGGTACACATGGCTATGCACCATTAGAGCAAATGCGTGGTCAGGTATTTCCTGCTAGTGACCTTTACAGCTTGGGTGTAACTTGTATTAGGTTATTAACCGGCTCTTTTCCAAAAGCTGACGGTTATGATGAACTTTATGATGCGTTAAATGGAAAATGGATATGGAAAGAAAGTCTCTTAGAAACTAATTTAATTAGTCAAGATTTCGCTAATATATTAGATACTTTAATTCATGATTATATTAATAATAGGTATCAAACTGCTGTGGAATTAATAGAAGCTATCAATATTCATAAATTACCCGGAAATAAAAAAATAATATTAGAACTTAATAATTCTCAATCTTTTGGTTCAAACGCCAATAATGTTAAAGTCTCTGGGGTTACCCCTCATCTCAACTTACTAGCAAAAGAGGATTATAGCAGACTTGATAATTTACTAAAATCTAGTAGATGGGAAGATGCAAATGAAGAAACTTTTGATATTCTATTAAAGCTAGCGGGTCGAGAGAAACAAGGTTCGCTGTATGTAAATGATATTCAGGAACTTTCTTGCCAGGATTTGCAATTCATCGACAGGCTTTGGGTTGAATACAGTGATAGCAAATTTGGTTTAAGTATACAAAAGCAAATATGGTTAAATATAAATGGTAAAAAAGAGCCAGATACAGAAGATTGGTGTCGTTTTGGATATGAAGTAGGATGGCTAAAACGAAAAATACTAAGGAAAACATTATTATTTTTTGCTGATTTATTTTCTGAAGATAACCCTGTGTGGTTTGAAGAACTAAACTTTTCTATAAAAGCTCCAAAGGGTCATTTACCATGCTTTAAAAGCATTGGCATAACATCATCTATAGTAAATTTAATTTTACTACGTTGTGAAGACTGTGGATTGTAA
- a CDS encoding MBL fold metallo-hydrolase, translating into MANLKLRRTENVNGDFYVDSSCIDCDTCRWMTPEVFYRADEQSAVYHQPTNEKERLAALQALLACPTSSIGTVEKPQDIKNAQETFPILVEKNVYHCGYHSEKSYAAASYFIQHPEGNILVDSPRFTPPLIKRLEEMGGIRYMYLTHRDDIADHQKFAEHFQCQRILHADDISADTRNVEIQLTGVEPFTLTEDILIIPVPGHSKGHTVLLYKNKFMFTGDHLAWSENLHQLNAFRDFCWYSWTEQIKSMRKLANYSFEWVLPGHGRRFHADVETMHQQMHKCIELMEAVK; encoded by the coding sequence ATGGCTAATTTAAAACTGCGTCGCACCGAAAATGTCAACGGCGATTTTTATGTAGATTCTAGCTGTATTGATTGTGATACCTGTCGCTGGATGACTCCCGAAGTATTTTATCGTGCTGATGAACAGTCAGCAGTTTATCATCAACCTACAAATGAAAAAGAAAGATTAGCAGCGCTGCAAGCACTTTTAGCCTGTCCTACTAGCTCTATTGGTACAGTTGAAAAGCCACAAGATATTAAAAATGCTCAAGAAACTTTTCCGATTTTAGTTGAGAAAAATGTTTACCACTGTGGCTATCATTCAGAAAAATCTTATGCCGCAGCTAGTTATTTTATTCAACATCCTGAAGGCAATATTTTAGTAGATTCACCTAGATTCACACCGCCTTTGATCAAGCGTTTAGAAGAGATGGGCGGCATTCGTTATATGTATTTGACTCACAGAGATGATATTGCCGATCATCAAAAGTTTGCAGAGCATTTTCAATGTCAACGCATTCTGCACGCTGATGATATTTCGGCAGATACTCGCAATGTGGAAATACAATTAACTGGAGTAGAACCATTTACTTTGACTGAGGATATATTAATTATCCCAGTTCCTGGTCACTCAAAAGGGCATACAGTTCTACTCTATAAAAATAAGTTTATGTTTACTGGTGACCATCTTGCTTGGTCAGAAAACTTACATCAATTGAATGCATTTCGCGATTTCTGTTGGTATTCTTGGACAGAGCAAATTAAATCAATGCGGAAATTAGCTAATTACTCATTTGAATGGGTGTTACCAGGTCATGGAAGGAGATTTCACGCTGATGTTGAGACTATGCACCAGCAAATGCACAAATGTATTGAGTTGATGGAAGCAGTTAAATAA
- a CDS encoding zinc-dependent alcohol dehydrogenase family protein, with the protein MKATVYYGAGDVRVENVPDPQIQQPTDAIVRITHACICGSDLWFYQGKDQWQPGWRTGHEWMGIVEEVGSEVRNFKRGDRVLAPFAFSDGACEFCGKNLQTSCLQGGFWGGKNDGGQAEAVRAQFADGTLVKIPDAVENDAAMLKKILPLTDVMSTGHHAAVSAGVKPGSTVAVIGDGAVGLCGVLAAHRLGAARIIMLGRHENRLAIARKFGATDFVSSRDEQAIQEVQEMTKGGAESVLECVGTESSMKTAIGICRPGGAIGYVGVPHGSETINLSRMFQSNITLRGGVAPARAYIPELLIDVLADRIDPSLVLDVTVDINGVPDGYQAMNDRQAIKVMVSV; encoded by the coding sequence ATGAAAGCAACTGTGTATTACGGAGCAGGTGATGTGCGGGTGGAGAATGTTCCCGATCCGCAAATTCAACAGCCAACAGATGCGATCGTGCGGATTACTCATGCTTGTATCTGTGGATCGGATCTGTGGTTTTATCAAGGTAAAGACCAATGGCAACCAGGATGGCGTACTGGACATGAATGGATGGGGATTGTCGAAGAGGTGGGATCGGAGGTGCGAAATTTCAAGCGGGGCGATCGCGTTTTAGCTCCGTTTGCTTTTTCTGATGGTGCTTGTGAATTTTGCGGCAAAAACCTGCAAACTTCTTGTCTACAGGGCGGTTTTTGGGGTGGTAAAAATGATGGCGGACAAGCTGAAGCTGTTCGCGCCCAGTTTGCTGATGGTACGCTGGTAAAAATTCCTGATGCTGTGGAAAATGATGCTGCCATGCTCAAGAAGATTTTACCGCTAACGGATGTGATGTCCACAGGACACCATGCAGCAGTATCAGCAGGCGTAAAACCAGGAAGCACAGTCGCGGTCATTGGTGATGGAGCCGTGGGGCTGTGCGGGGTGTTAGCTGCTCACCGATTAGGAGCCGCAAGAATTATAATGCTTGGTCGGCATGAGAATCGGCTGGCGATCGCGCGTAAATTTGGCGCAACAGATTTTGTCAGCAGCCGGGACGAACAAGCTATTCAAGAAGTGCAAGAAATGACAAAAGGCGGTGCTGAATCAGTTCTCGAGTGTGTTGGTACAGAATCCTCAATGAAAACAGCGATCGGTATTTGTCGCCCAGGTGGAGCGATTGGCTATGTCGGGGTTCCTCATGGTAGCGAGACAATTAATTTGTCGAGGATGTTTCAGTCCAACATCACATTGCGAGGTGGTGTTGCTCCTGCACGTGCTTATATTCCAGAACTGTTGATTGATGTCCTGGCTGACAGAATCGATCCATCCCTAGTCCTAGACGTTACCGTCGATATCAATGGCGTTCCTGATGGCTATCAGGCGATGAACGATCGCCAAGCTATTAAAGTCATGGTGAGCGTTTAG
- a CDS encoding ISKra4 family transposase, which yields MNNHQSILSHINDTLQDLPECHHLEEFVGEFYNMWLKLGNFVQQSLFQALIEEKEAEYSHPRTKREKRYYTPLGEMVVVRRAYETTDGIKVKVDEELGLPKDKWLPMVLELACALGVSSEFPNSHSLFQKWTRLDLTQKTLANQVEKTGNQLQTQEFQVRCEQDTSSQFGIPNQEQEPPDLLYVGVDGVMTPLNQKQGYKEAKVGVIFWSKDHQKVGKKRGVIRTREYVATLKSRPEFTQRVSQLYNQVAGTKPTKTVVIGDGAHWIWSMASEQFPGSVEILDFFHLSEYVWAVAKAAYPNNEDYQLDWVKTQQQLLKKSQWNTVIENCHQFPKKKKDLKGAITDLERYLTNNQSRIDYHSYLKAGLMIGSGVVESSNRRVVTQRLKQAGMHWSLFGAEGVMALRAAYLSNSTRWSNFWSSKSYNYSQVA from the coding sequence ATGAACAACCACCAATCAATTCTGTCTCACATCAATGACACACTCCAGGACTTACCGGAGTGTCACCATTTAGAAGAATTTGTGGGCGAATTTTACAATATGTGGCTAAAATTAGGGAACTTTGTGCAACAAAGCTTATTCCAAGCCTTAATTGAAGAAAAAGAAGCCGAATACTCACATCCGAGAACTAAACGAGAAAAAAGATATTACACTCCATTAGGTGAAATGGTTGTTGTACGTAGAGCTTATGAGACAACAGATGGTATTAAAGTCAAAGTTGATGAAGAGTTAGGACTACCAAAAGATAAATGGCTACCAATGGTATTAGAATTAGCCTGTGCCTTGGGAGTTAGTAGTGAATTTCCAAATTCTCACTCCTTGTTTCAAAAATGGACAAGACTAGATTTGACACAAAAAACCTTAGCTAATCAAGTAGAAAAGACAGGAAATCAACTACAAACACAAGAGTTTCAGGTTCGATGTGAGCAAGACACTTCTTCACAGTTTGGAATTCCCAATCAAGAGCAGGAACCACCAGATTTATTATATGTGGGAGTTGATGGAGTCATGACTCCCTTGAATCAAAAACAAGGATATAAAGAAGCAAAAGTTGGTGTAATTTTCTGGAGTAAAGACCATCAAAAAGTTGGTAAAAAAAGAGGTGTTATACGTACTCGGGAATATGTAGCTACTTTAAAATCTCGACCAGAATTTACTCAGAGAGTATCCCAGTTATATAATCAAGTAGCAGGTACAAAACCCACAAAAACCGTAGTAATTGGTGATGGCGCACATTGGATTTGGTCGATGGCATCAGAACAATTTCCAGGTTCGGTGGAAATTCTCGACTTTTTTCATCTCTCGGAATATGTGTGGGCAGTAGCGAAAGCAGCGTATCCAAATAACGAAGACTATCAATTGGATTGGGTAAAAACTCAACAACAATTACTAAAAAAATCACAATGGAATACAGTAATTGAAAATTGTCATCAATTCCCCAAAAAGAAGAAAGATTTAAAGGGAGCTATTACCGATTTAGAGCGTTATTTAACTAATAATCAGAGTCGGATTGATTATCACTCTTATTTAAAAGCTGGTTTAATGATTGGTTCGGGAGTGGTTGAAAGCTCCAATCGGCGTGTGGTTACACAAAGATTAAAACAAGCGGGAATGCATTGGTCTTTATTTGGAGCTGAAGGAGTTATGGCATTAAGGGCAGCATATTTAAGTAATTCAACTCGATGGTCAAATTTTTGGTCATCCAAATCTTACAATTACAGTCAGGTAGCGTAA
- a CDS encoding peptidoglycan DD-metalloendopeptidase family protein — protein MLNNTPSSDGVPIEPSNNANSVANRRARTQAAMIGLALSMGATSLLVTRQSDQAQAAAPVGSQKAASTMPAAPDTEMKFAPTTLENQTVSLVSVPENPVIVEPTAISQVPGLEAKLQVAASGMSLPVPASEATAKATTTYKTSLYQQSQVVNGLQTTNKLPEVQKLSIGNSAVSSPNTSLTAVTNTKGVDSAVTAQLKAQQEFALNRLQEKSNRLKESLAELRSEETQNLSQANKGLAEPTAAAVEKAPQINASNLTTEQSPTTTNASQASLIAKLKQAKANTAPVATPVPATLKAAAPSNNAAYEVKPGDTLAAIASKYGTSVSELAKVNHLSNPNQLQISQKLVVPSTEFNSIAVNNPSKLAINPTVEQSEVATSKVVPSPVNTAIVSPTVPVAPQLPVVANNNSVTLPVTPQLPTVANNNSVTVPTPATANNQIPANTAAAETAPTPGISYGMGGDAPVPKIFAELQNQKPQKLASAKSNERLQSLQAEIQRLREKYRAQQAGVVVPVVSENNQPAAVLPVANSNNFATSPTFPRSAIQIPVPSPRVNAVQPMKPLFRATQPTNEPVNPEFFSNQAPGRKLSVPRIATPPRGVNASDSLGKMRGTTVSPSLPPLSAVDQYLPKPLDEAIPPPSSSSVAYIWPAKGVLTSGYGWRWGRMHRGIDVANSTGTPIYASADGVVVKAGWNNGGYGNLVDIRHSDGSMTRYGHNSKILVQAGQQVRQGDTIALMGSTGFSTGPHSHFEIHPTGKGAVNPITLLANRI, from the coding sequence GTGCTGAACAATACTCCCAGCAGTGATGGTGTCCCAATAGAACCGTCAAATAATGCAAATTCTGTAGCTAACCGCCGGGCGCGGACACAAGCCGCCATGATCGGGTTGGCTCTGTCAATGGGAGCAACCAGCCTCTTGGTGACTCGGCAAAGCGATCAAGCCCAAGCAGCGGCTCCTGTAGGCAGCCAAAAGGCAGCCTCAACAATGCCAGCTGCTCCTGACACTGAGATGAAATTTGCTCCCACAACCCTGGAAAACCAAACCGTCTCCCTCGTGAGCGTGCCGGAAAATCCTGTGATTGTGGAACCAACAGCAATTTCACAAGTGCCCGGGCTTGAAGCTAAACTACAGGTTGCGGCCAGTGGAATGTCTTTGCCAGTTCCAGCATCAGAAGCAACTGCTAAAGCTACAACAACTTATAAAACTTCTCTCTACCAGCAGTCTCAAGTAGTAAATGGTTTACAAACAACCAACAAGCTACCTGAAGTACAAAAACTTTCTATTGGTAATAGTGCAGTTAGCTCACCCAATACATCCCTAACAGCAGTAACAAACACTAAAGGTGTGGATAGTGCAGTTACCGCTCAACTGAAAGCACAGCAAGAATTTGCGCTGAATCGCTTACAAGAAAAATCGAACCGTTTAAAAGAAAGTCTGGCGGAGTTGCGGTCTGAGGAGACCCAGAATTTATCACAAGCTAACAAGGGGTTGGCTGAACCAACAGCTGCTGCAGTTGAAAAAGCTCCACAAATCAACGCCAGCAACCTGACAACAGAACAGTCACCAACCACCACAAATGCTAGCCAAGCAAGCTTGATTGCAAAGCTAAAACAGGCAAAAGCTAATACGGCTCCCGTAGCTACACCTGTACCAGCTACACTCAAAGCTGCTGCACCATCAAATAATGCTGCTTACGAAGTTAAGCCAGGAGATACACTAGCTGCGATCGCTAGTAAGTATGGTACATCTGTCTCAGAATTAGCCAAAGTTAACCATCTGAGCAATCCCAATCAACTGCAAATCAGTCAAAAATTGGTTGTGCCATCGACTGAGTTTAACAGCATTGCAGTTAATAACCCATCCAAGTTAGCAATTAACCCCACTGTAGAACAGTCTGAAGTAGCTACCTCTAAAGTAGTACCATCTCCTGTGAATACAGCTATTGTTAGCCCAACTGTACCTGTGGCACCACAGTTACCAGTCGTTGCTAACAATAACAGTGTTACTTTACCTGTAACACCACAATTACCAACAGTTGCTAACAATAACAGTGTCACTGTACCGACACCAGCAACAGCGAACAATCAAATTCCTGCAAATACTGCAGCTGCGGAAACAGCCCCCACTCCTGGTATTTCTTATGGTATGGGTGGTGATGCCCCGGTACCAAAAATATTTGCAGAATTGCAAAATCAAAAACCACAGAAGCTTGCAAGCGCTAAGAGTAATGAGCGCCTTCAGAGCTTACAAGCAGAAATCCAAAGATTGCGGGAGAAATATCGCGCTCAACAAGCTGGAGTTGTTGTACCAGTAGTTAGCGAAAATAATCAGCCTGCAGCAGTGCTTCCTGTAGCTAATAGCAATAACTTTGCGACTAGCCCGACTTTCCCACGGAGTGCAATACAGATTCCTGTACCTTCACCGAGGGTTAATGCAGTCCAACCAATGAAGCCTCTGTTCCGTGCAACTCAACCAACTAACGAGCCAGTAAATCCTGAGTTCTTTTCCAACCAAGCACCTGGACGCAAACTATCTGTACCTCGGATTGCTACACCTCCCAGAGGCGTTAATGCTTCCGATTCTTTAGGCAAGATGCGGGGAACTACCGTTTCTCCAAGTTTGCCACCTTTGTCAGCAGTAGATCAATATCTACCCAAACCTTTGGACGAGGCTATTCCTCCTCCATCCTCCTCATCTGTAGCTTACATTTGGCCAGCTAAAGGTGTTCTTACCTCTGGCTATGGCTGGCGCTGGGGAAGAATGCACAGAGGAATTGATGTTGCCAACTCCACAGGTACACCAATTTACGCATCCGCTGATGGCGTGGTTGTCAAAGCAGGTTGGAACAACGGTGGCTACGGTAATCTTGTAGATATCCGCCATAGTGACGGTAGTATGACTCGCTATGGTCATAACAGCAAGATTTTAGTGCAGGCAGGTCAGCAAGTACGACAAGGAGACACAATTGCTCTTATGGGTAGTACTGGTTTTAGCACTGGGCCACACAGCCATTTTGAAATTCATCCCACAGGTAAGGGCGCAGTTAACCCCATTACTTTATTGGCAAACCGGATCTAA
- a CDS encoding tRNA (cytidine(34)-2'-O)-methyltransferase: MPQVVLVNPQIPPNTGNIARTCAATGTELHLVGPLGFEISDRYLKRAGLDYWPYVKLNYHQTLEDFKTVHQERGGRCLGFSVRGSSNYAQFQFQDNDWLLFGSETTGLPPTALSACDATLYIPMAQPNVRSLNLSVSVAVSLFEARRQLGYLQ, from the coding sequence ATGCCGCAGGTAGTTTTAGTTAATCCCCAAATTCCGCCGAATACAGGCAATATTGCCCGGACTTGTGCAGCTACGGGTACAGAATTACATTTGGTAGGGCCTTTGGGGTTTGAAATTAGCGATCGCTACCTCAAAAGAGCAGGTTTAGATTACTGGCCCTATGTCAAACTCAACTATCACCAAACGCTAGAAGACTTTAAAACCGTACATCAGGAACGTGGCGGCAGATGCTTGGGCTTCTCTGTGCGTGGCAGTTCCAATTATGCTCAATTTCAGTTTCAAGATAATGACTGGTTGCTATTTGGTAGCGAAACCACAGGATTACCGCCCACAGCTTTGTCAGCCTGTGATGCCACTCTCTATATTCCTATGGCGCAACCCAATGTTCGCAGCTTAAATCTGTCTGTAAGTGTTGCTGTAAGCTTATTTGAAGCCCGCCGCCAATTGGGATATTTACAATAG